The following proteins are co-located in the Triticum aestivum cultivar Chinese Spring chromosome 1A, IWGSC CS RefSeq v2.1, whole genome shotgun sequence genome:
- the LOC123040190 gene encoding uncharacterized protein has protein sequence MPTQKTRQAIRKVNFSHPLAHLDPTFILKTQQHEARWTTRHSGQLVTSTGLPDTPVRKRRSEVSSSSDHSYSKAGYFRQPLNPSDSNYQVTPPCSSGESTATQLPPLKTVAGAKARPSKKARVTNPPEDPVAEEEEPRGESEQTGEPEGLHPETTFDDPPHDGQHIDEPTEAEPAAPDTEPAEPNRANPMKDTEIPSSSTKNPEGQGDDVIITGTGHNSPGHPVILAQHSAKEEQIARDKGKWSNDLSNYAHPNVDELHSDFLNRLHSNRDYEAGLVNLMKERYEAELRSKDAQNSDLQENVKSQQAEAAKEKEELTQALDGMEKLKESFNQDLAEWETEKVGLTKRAIDAEEALKLVVEELAGLKRQINAMTSAIFGIRITHLGADMRMKLKVAYTLVEQLYSGS, from the exons atgccaacacaaaaaactcgccaagcaatccggaaagtaaacttttctcatcctcttgctcacttggatccaacatttattttgaagactcaacagcatgaagctcgctggacaacccgacacagtggccaactggtcacctctaccggtttacctgatactccggttcggaagcgccggtctgaggtctcttcTAGTTCTGACCATTCTTActccaaggcaggttatttcagacaacctcttaatccgtctgattcaaattatcaggtgacacctccttgctcttctggtgaatcgacagcaactcaactcccccctttgaaaactgtggccgg ggccaaagccagacccagcaagaaagctcgggtcaccaatccgccagaagaccctgttgccgaagaagaagaaccaagaggtgaatcGGAGCAGACTGGTGAACCGGAAGGCCTCCATCCTGAAACAACTTTTGATGATCCGCCCCATGACGGCCAACATATTGACGAACCAACAGAAGCTGAGCCTGCCGCCCCTGAtactgaaccggcagaaccaaaccgggctaatccaatgaaagacactgaaattccatcatcatccaccaaaaatcctgaaggccaaggtgacGATGTTATTATTACTGGAACAGGCCACAACTCTCCTGGTCACCCCGTCATTTTGgctcaacatagtgccaaagaagagcaaattgccagggataaaggtaaatggagcaacgacttatcaaactatgctcatccTAACGTCGATGAGCTTCATTCCGACTtcttaaaccgtctgcactcaaaccgggattatgaagccggtttggtgaatttgatgaaagaacgatatgag gccgaactgagaagcaaagatgcccaaaactctgacttgcaagaaaatgtgaagtctcaACAAGCCGAAGCTGCAAAAGAGAAAGAGGAGCTGACGCAGGCCCTGGACggaatggaaaaattgaaagaatcTTTCAACCAAGATCTTGCTGAATGGGAAACCGAAAAAGTCGGTTTGACCAAAAGAGCTATAGATGCCGAGGAAGCCCTGAAACTGGTggttgaagaactagccggtttgaagcgccaaatcaacgctatgacctctgctatctttg gaattcggatcactcatcttggtgcagatatgcggatgaagctcaaagtggcatatacattggttgagcagctatactctGGATCTTAG